The following are encoded together in the Chiroxiphia lanceolata isolate bChiLan1 chromosome 8, bChiLan1.pri, whole genome shotgun sequence genome:
- the LOC116790239 gene encoding LOW QUALITY PROTEIN: lipase member M-like (The sequence of the model RefSeq protein was modified relative to this genomic sequence to represent the inferred CDS: deleted 2 bases in 1 codon; substituted 1 base at 1 genomic stop codon) has translation MWCLLFLLCSQGIAFSAGITASFTLSVDTSSCKKTRNPECFMNVSEIIRYHGYSSKEYEVTTEDGYIFGVFRIPDGRNSQNAGKKPALLLHYGVLADSINWISNLPVNSLGFILADAGYDVWMGGDTWSXGDTSSLKHKTLKLCQSEFWQFSFDEIGKYDIPAELYFIMNKTGQKDVYYVGHSEGTTAGFVAFSTYPELPQKIRAFFALGPVAKITHATSPTVAFTRLPQSLIRLLLGCNGVLHQNELMKGPLTCFCGSLGKVCGSIMCLIAGGRIQNLNMSQIDTYIGLEYPAGISLQNIIHWHQLQCADQFQAYNYGSKENMKNTTRLTMTHHVSVSRLLTYKTGPGGEEVSPVQHPSSQAPQPYTDHYTFILPLLLFLLAHRQPPQQGC, from the exons ATGTGGTGCCtcctctttctgctctgctcccagggaattGCCTTTTCAGCAGGAATCACAGCATCCTTCACTCTCAGTGTAGACACAAGCTCATGCAAGAAAACTCGCAACCCTGAATGCTTTATGAATGTT AGTGAAATTATCAGGTATCATGGATACTCCAGCAAGGAATATGAAGTTACAACAGAGGATGGATacatttttggtgttttcagaATTCCCGATGGAAGGAATAGCCAAAATGCAG GGAAAAAGCCTGCACTTTTGCTACACTATGGTGTTCTAGCAGATTCTATTAACTGGATTTCTAACCTGCCCGTCAACAGCCTAGGCTTCATTCTTGCAGACGCTGGTTATGATGTCTGGATGGGAGGAGACACCTGGTCTTAAGGAGACACCTCCTCCTTAAAACACAAGACCCTTAAGCTCTGCCAGAGTGAGTTCTGGCAGTTCAG CTTTGATGAGATAGGAAAATATGATATTCCAGCAGAGCTGTACTTCATCATGAATAAAACTGGACAGAAGGATGTGTATTATGTTGGTCACTCTGAAGGCACAACTGCGG GCTTCGTAGCATTTTCTACTTATCCTGAGTTGCCTCAGAAGATTAGAGCATTCTTTGCTTTGGGACCAGTAGCCAAAATCACACATGCTACCAGTCCTACGGTAGCGTTTACACGTCTTCCCCAGTCACTGATCAGG TTACTACTTGGCTGCAATGGAGTTCTTCACCAGAATGAACTGATGAAAGGACCTCTAACATGCTTCTGTGGATCTCTGGGTAAAGTTTGTGGCAGTATCATGTGTCTCATAGCTGGGGGCAGGATACAAAATCTGAACATG AGTCAAATTGATACATATATAGGACTGGAATAT CCGGCTGGAATATCACTACAGAACATTATTCATTGGCATCAG CTACAATGTGCAGACCAATTTCAAGCTTACAACTATGGCTctaaggaaaacatgaaaaataccaCCAG ACTCACCATGACTCACCACGTCAGTGTCTCCCGCTTGCTCACCTACAAGACCGGTCCAGGAG GGGAGGAAGTTTCTCCTGTCCAGCATCCCTCCTCCCAGGCACCACAGCCCTACACCGACCACTACACCTTCATTTTaccccttctcctcttcctccttgctCACAGACAGCCTCCTCAGCAAGGCTGCTAA